In Fodinibius saliphilus, a genomic segment contains:
- a CDS encoding T9SS type A sorting domain-containing protein has protein sequence MDLKATKKALIPLLAVIVAISGYWIITQYSAPGNTEFSAESMSEEQEMDRIEAKKARREYFFRMLRNPATNKIPANIRAREINHAKQLPSFNTIQRKRKSSKPSMQVAEGFEWQLAGPAAIGGRTRALGIDQQNSDIIIAGGVSGGIWKSTDGGASWELKTEELENFSVTSLAQDPTDMDTWYYTSGELLGNSARATGASYYGTGIFKSTDNGESWSRIPSTRDQDSRFSSQFDYINRIDIHPVTGTIYTANNGFGIYRSEDGSDFENLVLGGAGEHLYADIDIAPNGNLIAVLSSVNAGSSGSPGIFYSTDDGQNWNNITPPSFPDDHARSVLTFAPSNPDIAYVFTQKVNDDTNQGVSLFQIDLSGGLNNIAYDDRSANLPNFGSPVGGVNLQGGYNMTIAVKPDDPDFVTLGGTNLFRSTDSFSTKPSDSEKDKYWIGGYDNNNDVSQYPNQHPDQHVQVYDPTDPNKLWVGHDGGISVTNDITQEPMQWIDRNETYVVTQYYDVSIAPEAGNYQLLGGTQDNGTPFFEYDFTNKTASTSVDISSGDGAFSFWGTNYAYVSSQNGRILRVGRENDGSISSPFDGNTATDWTLVHPDEASNQLFIHPYAVDPNDEGIMYYPDGGELYRNIEVDGSSPKNNWSRLSNATISNYNITALSVSTQPANILYYAGSNSDDKPIIKRLVDAKDSNSSPEDISIADAADGAYVKDIAINPNNGNEALVVMPNYGIVGLYHTTNGGESWQKVEGNLAGSENLSSDNAGPSMRSATIIPAESGTIYVLGTSTGVYATQGLNGSQTQWGRESEFDGTGEADIGYSVIENVDSRRIDGDLAIGSHGRGIFVGDFKGKVADSNFPFASISPTQGKAGDEITISANNFQFSTTKAENTIKFNGIEAIVTEASNSEVTVEVPRNTVEQGLITNGKASVPVSIKNNNGTDPMDLNFSVILPNKFTVKQNYPNPFNPSTTIPFDLPVDAETANITIYNMAGQKVWEKALQGKELSAGTRNVSVDMSNLASGVYIYRIYVKTSNDEALQTKKMTLVK, from the coding sequence ATGGATTTAAAAGCTACAAAGAAAGCATTGATTCCCCTTTTAGCTGTAATTGTTGCTATAAGCGGTTACTGGATAATTACTCAATATTCAGCTCCCGGTAATACTGAATTTTCAGCAGAGTCAATGTCTGAAGAACAGGAGATGGACCGGATTGAAGCTAAAAAAGCTCGGAGGGAATATTTCTTTCGCATGTTGAGAAATCCGGCAACAAATAAGATCCCAGCTAATATACGTGCTCGCGAAATCAACCACGCTAAGCAACTTCCTTCCTTTAACACAATCCAACGAAAAAGAAAGTCTAGCAAGCCTTCTATGCAGGTGGCAGAAGGTTTTGAGTGGCAACTGGCAGGCCCGGCTGCTATTGGCGGACGTACTCGTGCCTTGGGCATTGATCAGCAAAATTCAGATATCATTATTGCCGGTGGAGTATCAGGTGGAATCTGGAAATCAACGGATGGAGGGGCAAGCTGGGAGCTAAAAACCGAAGAATTAGAAAATTTTAGTGTTACTTCATTAGCACAAGACCCAACCGATATGGATACCTGGTATTACACTTCCGGAGAACTACTAGGAAATTCCGCAAGGGCAACAGGAGCCTCTTATTATGGAACGGGAATATTTAAATCTACTGATAACGGCGAATCTTGGTCTCGAATTCCTTCAACCAGAGATCAAGATAGCAGGTTCAGCAGCCAATTTGACTATATCAACCGCATTGATATCCATCCTGTAACAGGAACCATTTATACTGCTAATAACGGTTTTGGCATTTATAGATCTGAAGATGGTAGTGATTTCGAGAATTTGGTACTTGGTGGGGCTGGTGAACATCTTTATGCTGATATTGATATTGCCCCTAACGGCAACCTGATAGCTGTATTATCCAGTGTCAATGCTGGTTCTAGCGGGAGTCCTGGCATATTTTATTCCACAGATGATGGACAAAATTGGAATAATATCACTCCTCCTTCTTTTCCTGATGATCACGCTCGAAGTGTATTAACGTTTGCACCATCTAACCCAGATATTGCATATGTATTTACACAGAAAGTAAATGACGATACCAACCAGGGAGTAAGTCTATTTCAAATCGACTTATCGGGTGGTTTGAACAATATTGCCTATGATGATCGGTCAGCCAACTTACCTAACTTTGGGTCCCCCGTTGGTGGAGTAAATCTTCAAGGGGGATATAATATGACCATTGCGGTAAAACCTGATGATCCGGATTTTGTTACTTTAGGTGGCACAAATCTATTTCGATCAACAGATAGCTTTTCCACTAAGCCTTCGGATAGTGAAAAGGATAAATATTGGATTGGAGGCTATGACAACAATAATGATGTTAGCCAATACCCTAATCAGCATCCTGACCAACATGTTCAAGTTTATGACCCTACTGACCCCAATAAACTCTGGGTAGGCCATGATGGTGGAATTTCTGTTACTAATGACATTACACAAGAACCGATGCAGTGGATTGATCGCAATGAAACTTATGTGGTAACGCAGTATTATGATGTTTCTATTGCCCCTGAAGCCGGAAATTACCAGTTACTCGGAGGTACCCAAGATAATGGAACCCCATTCTTTGAATATGATTTTACCAATAAAACAGCCAGTACTTCTGTAGACATATCCTCGGGTGATGGAGCCTTTTCCTTTTGGGGTACCAATTATGCCTATGTATCTTCTCAGAATGGTCGGATTTTGCGTGTTGGCCGTGAAAATGACGGGTCAATTAGCTCTCCTTTTGATGGAAATACAGCTACAGATTGGACCTTAGTTCATCCAGACGAGGCCTCCAATCAATTATTTATTCATCCTTATGCAGTAGATCCCAATGATGAAGGCATTATGTATTACCCAGATGGAGGCGAACTATATCGTAATATTGAAGTAGATGGAAGTAGCCCAAAAAATAATTGGTCACGTTTATCGAATGCAACAATATCAAATTACAATATTACCGCTCTCTCGGTAAGCACCCAGCCTGCTAATATTCTCTACTATGCCGGATCTAATAGTGATGATAAACCTATAATAAAGCGATTAGTTGATGCTAAGGATTCAAACTCTTCACCTGAAGATATCTCAATTGCAGATGCTGCTGATGGTGCCTATGTGAAAGATATAGCCATTAATCCCAACAACGGAAACGAAGCCTTGGTAGTAATGCCAAACTATGGTATTGTTGGTCTTTATCACACTACGAATGGAGGAGAAAGTTGGCAAAAGGTTGAGGGGAACCTGGCAGGCTCTGAAAATCTAAGCAGTGATAATGCAGGACCTTCGATGCGTTCTGCAACTATTATACCTGCAGAATCAGGAACTATTTATGTACTAGGTACAAGTACCGGTGTTTATGCGACTCAGGGACTAAATGGAAGCCAGACCCAATGGGGGCGCGAATCTGAATTTGACGGTACAGGCGAAGCCGATATTGGATACTCAGTTATTGAGAATGTAGATTCCCGTCGGATAGATGGAGACTTAGCTATCGGTAGTCATGGACGTGGTATTTTTGTCGGTGATTTTAAAGGGAAAGTAGCTGACAGCAATTTCCCTTTTGCCTCGATTTCTCCCACTCAAGGAAAAGCCGGTGATGAAATCACTATATCTGCTAACAATTTTCAATTTAGTACTACCAAGGCCGAAAACACTATTAAATTTAACGGTATAGAAGCCATCGTCACAGAGGCTTCAAATTCTGAAGTAACAGTCGAAGTTCCCCGAAATACTGTAGAACAAGGTCTAATAACGAATGGAAAAGCTTCTGTACCAGTAAGTATTAAAAATAACAACGGTACAGATCCGATGGACTTAAATTTCTCAGTTATCTTACCAAACAAATTCACGGTCAAACAAAACTATCCTAATCCTTTCAATCCCTCTACGACTATTCCCTTTGACCTACCTGTTGATGCTGAAACAGCTAACATAACCATATATAATATGGCTGGACAAAAAGTATGGGAAAAGGCATTACAAGGTAAAGAGCTGTCTGCGGGAACACGTAATGTATCGGTTGATATGTCAAACTTAGCCAGTGGAGTATATATCTACCGAATTTATGTCAAGACCAGTAATGATGAAGCCCTACAAACGAAAAAAATGACTTTAGTTAAATAG
- a CDS encoding thioredoxin family protein — protein MSKVSEQVITSKVIEQAMSYKEYRRMIGELLAEDKTTGSDHSEDMIHYTTMNVHRMTRLDKRVTLTDKIKNQLQQLDSKLVWLVLTEAWCGDAAQNIPVIAKIANASDKIELELILRDEHPEIMDQFLTNGGRAIPKLICLDAESLDEKGSWGPRPEEAQKKVRNWIDNTELSKEEWARELHKWYAKDRGKELQSEFVELLKDWK, from the coding sequence ATGAGTAAGGTGTCAGAACAAGTTATTACTTCCAAGGTTATTGAGCAGGCTATGAGTTACAAGGAATATCGTCGTATGATTGGCGAGCTTCTAGCTGAAGATAAAACTACAGGTAGTGATCATTCGGAAGATATGATACACTACACCACCATGAATGTGCATCGGATGACGCGGCTTGATAAACGAGTAACACTCACTGACAAAATAAAGAACCAATTACAGCAATTGGACTCAAAGTTGGTTTGGCTTGTATTAACAGAAGCTTGGTGTGGTGATGCAGCTCAGAATATTCCTGTGATTGCAAAAATAGCTAATGCCAGTGACAAGATAGAGCTTGAACTTATTTTGAGAGATGAGCACCCCGAAATTATGGATCAGTTTCTTACAAATGGAGGACGTGCTATTCCCAAACTTATTTGCCTTGATGCAGAATCATTGGATGAAAAAGGAAGTTGGGGGCCACGGCCTGAGGAAGCACAAAAGAAAGTGAGAAACTGGATTGATAATACTGAATTAAGTAAAGAAGAGTGGGCGAGGGAATTACATAAATGGTATGCAAAGGATAGAGGGAAAGAACTCCAGTCAGAATTTGTGGAATTATTAAAAGATTGGAAATAA
- a CDS encoding UbiA family prenyltransferase — protein MKNSSENNIHILNQCWHFIVHLRWHYQLFILSGGFLLGGVLSAELNVQLYLQQFLNVHLLLFGGATAYNSYWDKDEGPIGGLANPPEMERWMWGASLLVQLLGLMLATVAGWIYTMVYLCSIIFFWLYSTPLARWKSRPIKSLIAIGISTGFNSVLLGYLAAGNRVLSISIVLAAIGVSLMLLSLYPISQIYQQEEDQRRGDQTFAIQYGKSGVLHFFEGAFFSGLFLITAVLYGMHSGLALVFGIIGITIELWVRYRITSLTAKQDDYQQVMQIKYSTSMGFVLFLFFVLLLKHTTIEEISVVADLLLR, from the coding sequence GTGAAGAATTCAAGTGAAAATAACATCCATATATTGAACCAGTGCTGGCATTTTATAGTACATCTGCGCTGGCATTATCAACTCTTTATTTTGTCCGGCGGTTTCTTATTAGGCGGAGTACTCAGTGCCGAATTGAATGTTCAATTATATCTGCAGCAGTTTTTAAATGTTCATCTGCTATTGTTTGGTGGTGCAACCGCCTATAACTCCTATTGGGATAAAGATGAAGGACCGATTGGAGGGCTTGCTAATCCTCCGGAGATGGAGCGATGGATGTGGGGAGCATCACTTCTTGTTCAGTTACTGGGTCTTATGTTGGCTACTGTAGCAGGGTGGATTTACACAATGGTATATTTATGTAGCATAATTTTCTTTTGGTTATACTCTACACCACTGGCACGATGGAAAAGCAGGCCTATAAAGAGTCTAATTGCTATAGGTATAAGCACAGGTTTTAATTCGGTTTTATTGGGATATCTTGCCGCAGGAAACAGGGTCCTCTCGATATCTATTGTGCTAGCAGCTATCGGAGTTAGTCTGATGTTATTAAGCTTGTATCCAATTTCGCAAATTTATCAACAAGAGGAAGATCAACGTCGGGGAGATCAAACGTTTGCTATTCAATATGGAAAGTCAGGGGTGCTTCATTTCTTTGAAGGTGCTTTTTTCAGTGGTCTTTTTTTAATTACTGCAGTGTTATATGGGATGCATTCCGGGTTAGCACTGGTATTTGGAATTATTGGAATCACGATCGAGTTGTGGGTTCGTTATCGCATTACTTCTCTTACCGCCAAACAGGATGACTACCAGCAGGTGATGCAGATCAAATATAGCACCTCAATGGGTTTTGTCCTTTTTTTGTTTTTTGTATTGCTTCTAAAGCATACAACTATTGAAGAAATATCTGTGGTTGCAGATTTGCTGTTAAGATAA
- a CDS encoding 3-methyladenine DNA glycosylase — MISTQTTSPTYVTNQLQPNQWHRQKTRHKQAISELIDDYLEHRSHQKKQPVMDFLFEYYAFRPSYLKRWSPGLGTLLINGSNEDWPFEEMESHNGNSYLNIDHFDQNRISSLKWILNVLEQSENRKPSFGCFGMHEWAMVYKADRLRHNYLSLRMDKDKLADFVESRPLVCTHFDAFRFFTDEAKPQNKHALNRDTFAEMEQPGCLHSNMDLYKWAFKMYPWISSNTIRQAFTLALETRIVDMKASPYDLRERGLSPIKIETEEGRKEYLEKQRSIFEKSKPIRNTLIKEYKTILNTLSD; from the coding sequence ATGATTTCTACACAAACAACATCACCCACTTACGTTACCAACCAGTTGCAGCCCAACCAGTGGCACCGACAAAAGACCAGGCATAAACAGGCAATCAGTGAGCTGATTGACGATTACCTGGAGCACCGTTCTCATCAAAAGAAGCAACCTGTTATGGACTTCTTGTTCGAATACTATGCATTTCGACCTTCCTACCTCAAGAGGTGGTCACCAGGATTGGGTACTCTGCTCATTAATGGTAGTAACGAAGACTGGCCATTTGAAGAGATGGAATCACACAATGGAAATAGCTACCTGAATATTGATCATTTTGACCAAAACAGGATCTCTTCTTTAAAATGGATTCTTAATGTGTTAGAACAATCGGAAAACAGAAAACCCTCTTTCGGCTGTTTTGGGATGCATGAATGGGCCATGGTCTATAAAGCTGACCGGCTGCGCCACAATTACCTTTCACTGCGTATGGATAAGGATAAACTAGCTGATTTTGTTGAATCTCGTCCCTTAGTATGCACTCATTTCGATGCATTCCGCTTTTTTACGGATGAAGCTAAACCTCAAAACAAACATGCCCTAAACCGTGATACATTTGCTGAAATGGAGCAACCCGGATGCCTGCACAGTAACATGGATCTCTATAAATGGGCTTTTAAAATGTATCCATGGATCTCGAGTAATACAATAAGACAAGCATTTACTCTTGCATTGGAAACTCGGATCGTAGATATGAAGGCTAGTCCTTATGATCTGCGTGAACGTGGCTTGTCCCCTATCAAAATTGAAACTGAGGAAGGCAGAAAAGAATATCTGGAAAAACAACGATCCATTTTCGAAAAATCGAAACCTATACGCAACACGCTTATTAAAGAATATAAAACAATTTTAAACACTCTCTCAGACTGA
- the thrC gene encoding threonine synthase, with protein MMPSTTKNYQLKCVANGHLNSEKETTTYCTECGSVLRVYYDEPANGLRYPLDSLVPDPLKSNNSALTHLDRLSETYEADLFAKLDFEHPTGCFKDRGSYIEVQKALELDADAICVASTGNMAASVAAYACYFKIPCFIFVPEKTTDAKIAQATIYDANIIRIKGDFSVCEGLCRKFAESGNYYMAGDYVFREEGQKAFPYEIHEQHKGEFDYIFIPIGCGTNFAAIHKGYKELKEAGEISKLPKLIALQPEQSSPVVEGIFKKKKIIKKQVNTMAQSVAASDPVDFEKVLIGIQDTDGAAYTVTEDEILQSLKEMAVEEGYFTEPACALPLAAFKNNLDTFKNKKCLFILTGAGLKDTKTVAKHSLSSPVLSPDIDKIRNYIESGYIEMQKESWGKSRDTFMAQLDMDKGHQKLYNQYVSDFNKKGKTLSNNEIEVLQSLVFNEDIDLDYPAEVLDYKLTMRKHGLVQAKVKLDIEGKEIITEASGVGPIDAILSAMKSETDNIFHLNVSNHEVEILSPDTDSLVMVTLTLANNDQEWVSKGASPDTLEAVIQAFTKGLAIATKSTPA; from the coding sequence ATGATGCCAAGCACAACAAAAAATTACCAGTTGAAATGTGTGGCAAATGGGCACTTGAATTCAGAGAAGGAAACGACAACCTACTGTACTGAGTGCGGTAGTGTACTGCGTGTTTATTACGATGAACCTGCCAACGGACTTCGATACCCACTTGATTCATTAGTGCCAGATCCGCTTAAAAGCAATAATTCGGCCTTAACACATTTAGATCGTCTATCCGAAACCTATGAGGCTGATCTATTTGCCAAGCTGGATTTTGAACATCCCACTGGCTGCTTCAAAGACCGTGGTAGCTATATTGAAGTCCAAAAAGCGTTGGAACTTGATGCGGATGCCATCTGTGTTGCTTCTACCGGGAATATGGCTGCATCTGTTGCTGCCTATGCGTGCTACTTCAAAATTCCCTGCTTTATCTTTGTCCCCGAAAAGACAACAGATGCCAAAATAGCTCAAGCTACTATCTATGATGCGAATATCATACGTATTAAGGGAGACTTCAGCGTATGTGAAGGACTTTGTCGTAAGTTTGCCGAATCGGGCAACTACTATATGGCCGGAGATTATGTATTTCGTGAAGAGGGACAAAAAGCTTTTCCCTATGAAATTCATGAACAACATAAGGGTGAATTTGACTACATCTTTATTCCAATAGGTTGTGGAACCAATTTCGCTGCTATCCATAAAGGGTATAAAGAGCTCAAAGAAGCGGGAGAAATTTCTAAGCTCCCGAAACTTATAGCATTACAGCCCGAACAGAGTTCTCCGGTTGTAGAAGGCATCTTCAAGAAAAAGAAAATCATCAAAAAACAGGTTAACACGATGGCCCAGTCTGTTGCAGCCTCAGACCCGGTGGATTTTGAAAAGGTACTTATCGGTATTCAGGATACAGATGGGGCTGCTTATACGGTAACTGAAGATGAAATTTTGCAATCTCTTAAAGAGATGGCTGTAGAAGAAGGATACTTTACGGAACCGGCCTGTGCATTGCCTCTGGCTGCTTTTAAAAACAACCTGGATACCTTTAAAAACAAAAAATGCTTATTTATCCTTACCGGTGCCGGACTCAAAGATACAAAAACGGTAGCGAAACACTCTTTATCTTCTCCTGTTCTATCGCCCGATATCGATAAAATAAGGAACTATATTGAATCGGGATACATCGAAATGCAAAAGGAATCATGGGGTAAGTCTCGCGATACCTTTATGGCTCAACTGGATATGGATAAAGGACATCAGAAACTATATAATCAATATGTTTCTGATTTCAACAAAAAAGGAAAAACACTGAGTAATAATGAAATTGAAGTACTACAATCGCTGGTATTCAATGAAGATATAGATCTGGATTACCCTGCCGAAGTGCTAGACTATAAACTCACTATGCGTAAGCATGGTCTGGTTCAGGCAAAAGTAAAGCTTGATATTGAAGGCAAAGAGATTATTACAGAAGCAAGTGGTGTTGGCCCTATTGATGCCATCTTAAGTGCCATGAAATCTGAAACTGACAATATCTTTCATCTTAATGTTAGCAACCACGAGGTAGAGATTTTAAGTCCTGACACAGACTCACTGGTAATGGTTACTTTAACATTAGCAAATAACGATCAAGAATGGGTTTCTAAAGGAGCTTCACCCGATACCCTGGAAGCCGTAATACAGGCTTTCACTAAAGGACTGGCAATTGCTACGAAAAGTACCCCCGCATAA
- the thrC gene encoding threonine synthase: protein MRFVSTKGNAKPVLFKQAALNGLAPDGGLYIPGEWPTLSNDFWSNIQGKNLQEIGYSMCRPFIEELNEEVVHTIIKDGINFDAPLVALNENSYVLELFHGPTLAFKDFGARFMARTFSAFREDKGQDLIILAATSGDTGSAVAQGFLGVEGIKVCLLYPSGKVSHIQELQLTTAGQNVTALEVDGTFDDCQRMVKQAFSDDSLNEQLLLSSANSINIARLIPQMFYYTYALSQLAADKEPIFCVPSGNFGNLTAGLMAERLGMPAAGFVAATNANDVIPEYLQTGSFNPRESKQTISNAMDVGRPSNFERMHYLFDGDYKKMRSSIWGADFSDRKTKEAIKKVYEDYGYLMDPHTAIAFLAVEQYKKQAQGYFEEAPSAPFVILSTAHPAKFGDVIEPVINEEVEIPERLSRCLEKKKKSIGLENDYTVLKEWLLQNY from the coding sequence ATGAGATTTGTTAGTACCAAAGGCAATGCTAAACCGGTTTTATTTAAACAAGCAGCCTTAAATGGACTTGCCCCTGATGGGGGGTTATATATTCCAGGAGAGTGGCCTACATTATCGAATGATTTTTGGAGTAATATCCAAGGTAAAAACCTCCAAGAGATCGGCTACAGTATGTGTCGGCCTTTTATTGAAGAGTTAAATGAAGAGGTGGTACATACAATCATTAAGGATGGCATTAACTTTGATGCTCCCCTGGTTGCTCTTAATGAGAATAGCTATGTGCTAGAACTTTTTCACGGACCCACACTCGCTTTTAAGGATTTCGGAGCACGGTTTATGGCTCGTACCTTTTCTGCCTTTCGAGAAGATAAAGGCCAGGATTTGATTATACTTGCTGCTACTTCAGGCGATACAGGGAGTGCGGTGGCCCAAGGATTTTTAGGAGTAGAAGGCATAAAAGTGTGTCTGCTATACCCCAGTGGAAAAGTAAGTCATATTCAGGAGCTGCAGCTTACAACCGCCGGACAAAATGTTACCGCTCTCGAAGTCGACGGAACTTTTGATGACTGTCAGCGAATGGTGAAGCAGGCTTTTTCCGATGATTCGTTAAATGAGCAGTTGCTTCTAAGTTCAGCAAATTCGATTAACATCGCTCGCCTCATACCCCAGATGTTTTATTATACTTATGCTTTGTCACAACTTGCTGCTGATAAAGAGCCAATATTTTGTGTCCCCAGCGGGAATTTTGGAAACCTGACAGCTGGACTTATGGCGGAGAGATTAGGTATGCCTGCTGCAGGTTTTGTAGCGGCAACAAATGCTAATGATGTTATACCTGAATATCTACAGACAGGGTCTTTCAATCCGCGAGAATCAAAGCAGACCATATCCAATGCCATGGATGTGGGCCGGCCCAGTAATTTTGAGCGGATGCATTATCTATTCGACGGAGACTATAAAAAGATGAGAAGTTCAATCTGGGGAGCGGATTTCTCGGATCGTAAGACAAAAGAAGCTATTAAAAAGGTCTATGAGGACTATGGGTATCTTATGGATCCTCACACAGCGATAGCATTTCTGGCTGTTGAACAGTATAAGAAGCAGGCACAAGGATACTTTGAGGAAGCCCCATCAGCCCCATTTGTAATATTGTCTACGGCACATCCGGCAAAATTTGGGGATGTGATTGAGCCGGTTATAAATGAAGAGGTAGAAATCCCTGAACGGTTATCACGTTGTTTGGAGAAGAAAAAGAAGAGTATCGGGTTAGAAAATGACTATACAGTTTTAAAGGAATGGTTATTGCAAAACTATTAA
- a CDS encoding homoserine kinase — MNLKDNLERVKVFAPASVANVSCGFDVMGFALQEPGDVIVASHTDDFDGLKIVQVTGEEGMLPTSVEENTAGVAAQMLLDYLECDAGIALEIHKKMPLGSGLGSSAASSVGAVVAVNRLLGAPLADKELLQFAAEGERVACGTAHLDNVAPSLMGGIIFIRDQESVDVFGLACPKPLFATVVHPQIEINTEDTRNILRRDISLKKAVTQWGNVGGLVAGLLKGDYDLISRSLHDEIIEPVRSVLIPGFDKVKEAAIKAGVLGSGISGSGPSVFALSSTIEQAVDAGKGMQQAFDEIGLDNECYISKVNEQGPQILEEH, encoded by the coding sequence ATGAATTTGAAAGATAATTTAGAACGGGTAAAAGTTTTTGCACCTGCTTCTGTGGCAAATGTGAGCTGTGGTTTTGATGTAATGGGGTTTGCCCTGCAGGAGCCCGGTGATGTGATCGTTGCCAGCCATACAGATGATTTTGATGGACTTAAGATTGTGCAGGTAACCGGTGAGGAGGGAATGTTGCCAACTTCTGTAGAAGAAAATACTGCCGGTGTGGCTGCACAGATGCTTTTGGATTACCTGGAATGCGATGCTGGCATTGCGCTGGAAATCCATAAAAAAATGCCTTTGGGCAGTGGACTGGGATCGAGTGCTGCCAGCTCTGTTGGGGCCGTAGTGGCGGTGAATAGATTATTGGGGGCTCCACTAGCTGACAAGGAGTTGTTACAGTTCGCCGCAGAAGGAGAACGGGTAGCATGTGGAACCGCTCATCTTGATAATGTGGCCCCTTCGCTAATGGGTGGCATCATTTTCATTCGCGATCAAGAGTCAGTTGACGTTTTTGGTCTGGCATGTCCTAAACCTCTTTTCGCAACGGTAGTGCATCCTCAAATTGAAATTAATACGGAAGATACACGGAACATACTGCGCAGAGATATCTCTCTCAAAAAGGCAGTTACCCAGTGGGGAAATGTCGGAGGACTGGTAGCGGGGCTTTTAAAAGGGGATTATGATCTCATTTCTCGCTCACTGCATGACGAAATTATTGAACCTGTTCGTTCGGTATTAATACCTGGTTTTGATAAGGTTAAAGAAGCTGCTATAAAAGCGGGAGTTTTAGGCAGTGGCATTTCCGGTTCCGGTCCGTCAGTTTTTGCACTTTCATCCACAATAGAACAGGCGGTAGATGCAGGAAAAGGAATGCAACAGGCGTTTGATGAAATCGGGCTCGATAATGAATGTTATATCTCAAAAGTTAATGAGCAAGGACCTCAAATTTTGGAGGAGCACTAA